One stretch of Methylopila sp. 73B DNA includes these proteins:
- a CDS encoding porin — protein MKLVKSLVLGSAAAFVGVTGASAADLPLAEPVEYVKVCDAYGAGFFYIPGTETCLLIGGYARAEYSVGEVTKTLGGVRGANASGFRARARLWFDARTETEYGTVRTYIRAQFQRDSGGVSGGVGAVSSTSTTSDDSIFDKAFVQFAGLTAGLTDSFWDFKPYPTFTNPFVSDRTLALIGYTYDFGGGFSASAAIEDGTGRRATSISNGFAARDFDYQEQTYPDFVGNIRVQQGWGEAQLSGFAHQINAQAVNDSEWGYGAQIGAKVNLPFLAKGDYLWGSAAYAEGALSYIGLGTSGDAGFSSGATQNITSANTLVDFVVGADGDIKKTQAYAFNLGLLHYWSPKWRSALQGTYADVDVASSGQDSRFYAVTGNVIWTPVKKLDIGAELNYVKVDKKSASYNLRDDDAFIGRLRIQRDF, from the coding sequence GACGGGCGCTTCGGCGGCCGACCTGCCGCTCGCTGAGCCGGTCGAATACGTGAAGGTTTGCGACGCCTACGGCGCCGGCTTCTTCTACATTCCGGGCACCGAGACGTGCCTTCTCATCGGCGGCTACGCCCGCGCCGAGTACTCGGTCGGCGAGGTCACCAAGACCCTCGGCGGCGTGCGGGGCGCCAATGCCAGCGGGTTCCGGGCCCGTGCGCGTCTTTGGTTCGACGCTCGCACCGAGACTGAATACGGCACTGTCCGCACCTACATTCGCGCGCAGTTCCAGCGCGATTCTGGCGGCGTGAGCGGCGGCGTCGGCGCGGTGTCGTCCACGAGCACGACCTCGGACGACTCGATCTTCGACAAGGCCTTCGTGCAGTTCGCGGGCCTGACCGCGGGTCTTACGGATTCGTTCTGGGACTTTAAGCCCTACCCGACCTTCACGAACCCGTTCGTGTCCGACCGCACGCTCGCCCTCATCGGCTACACCTACGACTTCGGCGGCGGCTTCTCGGCCAGCGCTGCGATCGAAGACGGCACGGGTCGTCGCGCCACATCCATCTCCAACGGCTTCGCCGCCCGCGATTTCGACTACCAGGAACAGACCTATCCTGATTTCGTCGGCAATATCCGCGTGCAGCAGGGCTGGGGTGAGGCGCAGCTTTCCGGCTTTGCGCATCAGATCAACGCGCAGGCTGTGAACGACAGCGAGTGGGGCTACGGCGCTCAGATTGGCGCAAAGGTCAACTTGCCGTTCCTCGCCAAGGGCGATTACCTCTGGGGTTCGGCGGCTTACGCCGAGGGCGCGCTGTCTTACATCGGCCTCGGAACCTCTGGCGACGCCGGTTTCTCGAGCGGCGCGACCCAGAACATCACGTCCGCTAACACCTTGGTGGATTTCGTCGTCGGAGCTGATGGCGACATCAAGAAGACGCAGGCGTACGCCTTCAACCTTGGCCTTCTGCACTACTGGTCGCCGAAGTGGCGCTCGGCTCTGCAGGGCACCTACGCCGACGTCGACGTGGCGTCTTCCGGTCAGGACTCCCGCTTCTACGCTGTGACCGGCAACGTGATCTGGACCCCGGTGAAGAAGCTCGACATCGGCGCCGAGCTTAACTACGTCAAGGTTGACAAGAAGTCGGCCAGCTACAACCTTCGCGACGACGACGCCTTCATCGGTCGTCTCCGCATCCAGCGCGACTTCTGA
- a CDS encoding alpha/beta hydrolase: protein MTTEVVDRRIATTHGLRLHVRAWSPPEPRGLSVVCLPGLARGLEDFTELADHLASPAGGDRYVVAISARGRGLSDRDPKPARYDVRVEAGDVLAVADALGLAHAALIGTSRGGLQAMALGALRPGFGRAVVLNDVGPVIELQGLLRIRGYLAATTAPTTWDEAETAVVDLFGARFPALGPDEFRRMARRTWRETAEGGLAPLTDPALTQSLDSLDLEKPLPTLWPLFDGLAGAPLMAIRGETSDILSRETLLAMQARRPDLVVLDVPGQGHAPQLGDPATLAAITAFLGSSEKSHERSLAG from the coding sequence ATGACGACCGAGGTCGTCGATCGCCGGATCGCGACGACGCACGGCCTGCGGCTCCATGTCCGCGCCTGGTCGCCCCCCGAGCCGCGCGGCCTGTCCGTCGTGTGCCTGCCCGGTCTGGCCCGCGGCCTCGAGGATTTCACCGAACTGGCCGACCATCTCGCCTCTCCGGCCGGGGGCGACCGCTACGTCGTGGCGATCTCGGCGCGCGGCCGCGGCCTCTCGGATCGGGACCCGAAACCAGCCCGCTACGACGTGCGGGTCGAGGCGGGCGACGTGCTCGCCGTGGCCGACGCGCTCGGCCTCGCCCACGCCGCGCTGATCGGAACCTCCCGCGGCGGTCTGCAGGCTATGGCCCTCGGGGCGCTGCGTCCCGGCTTCGGACGCGCGGTCGTCCTCAACGACGTCGGCCCTGTGATCGAGCTGCAAGGCCTGCTGAGGATCCGCGGCTACCTCGCCGCGACGACCGCGCCCACAACCTGGGACGAAGCGGAGACGGCCGTGGTCGACCTGTTTGGGGCGCGCTTCCCCGCGCTTGGCCCCGATGAATTTCGCCGCATGGCGCGGCGGACATGGCGCGAGACAGCGGAGGGCGGCCTCGCCCCGCTGACGGACCCGGCGCTGACCCAGTCTCTCGACTCCCTCGACCTCGAAAAGCCGCTGCCGACCCTGTGGCCGCTGTTCGACGGCCTGGCGGGCGCCCCGCTGATGGCGATCCGCGGCGAGACGTCCGACATCCTGAGCAGGGAGACGCTGCTGGCGATGCAGGCGCGAAGGCCGGATCTCGTGGTCCTCGACGTGCCCGGCCAAGGGCACGCGCCGCAACTCGGGGACCCTGCGACGCTCGCGGCCATCACGGCGTTTCTCGGCTCGAGCGAGAAATCTCATGAACGGTCTCTAGCCGGCTGA
- a CDS encoding lytic transglycosylase domain-containing protein translates to MRALLRGAAAVSLFAALPALAEVGSGDEAAASTGQIQGEFLVAYDPPTTGAIPSASRSAPTSSVQAGDVAAIKSAIAAFQKGDLGGAMSVRGSLRDPGAIALLDWLSIRFSSRQIGYPRIEAFLRAHRDWPQASMVRRRAEEALWLENVAAPTVRGFFAANGKPERPEGRLALARALVAAGQRDAGAALAREAWRRDDLDGALEGQALSSFGSFFSVSDHRARAEQQFLNDNVDAGLRAAARVGGPYAAVAKARAAVIRKRPDAAAALAAVPSAGRSDPGYLFAVAKFNRRADRPREAAAALAKAPTSAAALVDPDAWSVERRVVARDLLDVGDARTAYEVIRRAEASSDSERVETDMLAGFIALRALIDPKTAYRHFARVQAEATIPGTLSRAFYWQGRALEAAGDQGGARAAYEKAARHVTSYYGQIARARIGLQNLPIRGLPSPTSTDRATFGSRVAVRAIDLLYRAGEPELALPMAAGLAADLRSPGELTLLGEMTQRYKDPRTTLVVGKAGINNGYPMDALAYPTGGVPSFRPVGPSIEPPVVHAIARQESSFNPKAVSHANARGLLQLLPSTAAKTAKNAGLPFDARRLTTDAAFNAQIGAAHLGELNRDFRGSYVMVFAAYNAGASRVMEWVQRYGDPRKADVDAVDWVERIPFTETRNYVQRVMENTQVYRTRLNGRTALLIERDMAAGGAQ, encoded by the coding sequence TTGAGAGCCCTCCTTCGCGGCGCAGCCGCTGTCAGCCTGTTCGCCGCCCTGCCCGCGCTGGCCGAAGTCGGCAGCGGGGACGAGGCCGCGGCCTCCACAGGACAGATCCAGGGCGAGTTCCTCGTCGCCTACGACCCGCCGACCACCGGCGCCATTCCCTCCGCCAGCCGCTCCGCCCCGACATCAAGCGTGCAGGCGGGCGACGTCGCCGCAATCAAGTCGGCGATCGCCGCGTTCCAGAAAGGCGACCTCGGCGGAGCCATGAGCGTTCGCGGCTCGCTGCGGGATCCCGGCGCGATCGCGCTGCTCGATTGGCTGTCGATCCGGTTCTCGTCCCGCCAGATCGGCTATCCCCGCATCGAAGCCTTCCTGCGCGCCCACCGCGACTGGCCGCAGGCCAGCATGGTGCGCCGGCGGGCGGAAGAGGCGCTCTGGCTCGAAAATGTCGCCGCGCCGACGGTGCGCGGTTTCTTCGCCGCCAACGGCAAGCCGGAGCGCCCCGAGGGGCGCCTCGCGCTCGCCCGCGCGCTGGTCGCCGCCGGCCAGCGCGACGCCGGGGCGGCGCTCGCCCGCGAGGCGTGGCGGCGCGACGATCTCGACGGCGCGCTCGAAGGTCAGGCGCTGTCCAGCTTTGGCTCGTTCTTCAGCGTGTCCGACCACCGCGCCCGCGCCGAGCAGCAGTTCCTCAACGACAACGTGGATGCGGGCCTCCGCGCCGCGGCCCGCGTCGGCGGCCCCTACGCGGCCGTGGCCAAGGCCCGCGCGGCGGTCATCCGGAAGCGGCCCGACGCCGCGGCGGCGCTTGCCGCCGTGCCGAGCGCCGGCCGGTCCGACCCCGGCTATCTCTTCGCCGTCGCCAAGTTCAACCGCCGCGCCGATCGCCCACGCGAGGCGGCCGCAGCGCTCGCCAAAGCCCCGACCAGCGCGGCCGCCCTCGTCGACCCCGACGCCTGGTCGGTGGAGCGCCGCGTCGTCGCCCGGGACCTGCTCGACGTCGGCGACGCGCGCACGGCCTACGAGGTGATCCGTCGCGCGGAAGCCTCCAGCGACAGCGAGCGCGTCGAGACCGACATGCTGGCCGGCTTCATCGCGCTGCGCGCGCTGATCGATCCCAAGACGGCCTACCGCCACTTCGCCCGCGTGCAGGCGGAGGCGACCATCCCCGGGACGCTGTCGCGCGCCTTCTACTGGCAGGGACGGGCGCTCGAGGCCGCGGGCGACCAGGGCGGCGCCCGCGCCGCTTACGAGAAGGCCGCCCGCCACGTCACCAGCTACTACGGCCAGATCGCGCGCGCCCGGATCGGCCTTCAGAACCTGCCGATCCGCGGTCTGCCGAGCCCGACCTCTACCGACCGGGCCACCTTCGGCTCGCGCGTCGCCGTGCGCGCGATCGATCTGCTCTACCGCGCGGGCGAACCGGAGCTCGCGCTGCCGATGGCCGCGGGCCTGGCCGCCGATCTGCGCAGCCCCGGCGAACTGACCCTGCTCGGCGAAATGACCCAGCGCTACAAGGACCCCCGCACCACGCTGGTGGTCGGCAAGGCCGGCATCAACAACGGCTATCCCATGGACGCCCTCGCCTATCCCACGGGCGGCGTGCCGAGCTTCCGCCCTGTGGGCCCCTCGATCGAGCCCCCGGTGGTGCATGCGATCGCCCGGCAGGAGAGCTCGTTCAACCCGAAGGCGGTGAGCCACGCCAACGCCCGCGGCCTGCTGCAGCTGCTCCCCTCCACCGCGGCGAAGACGGCGAAGAACGCCGGCCTGCCCTTCGACGCCCGGCGCTTGACGACCGACGCCGCCTTCAACGCCCAGATCGGCGCCGCCCATCTCGGCGAACTGAACCGCGACTTCCGCGGCTCCTACGTCATGGTGTTCGCCGCCTACAACGCCGGCGCGAGCCGAGTGATGGAGTGGGTCCAGCGCTACGGCGACCCCCGCAAGGCCGACGTCGACGCGGTGGACTGGGTGGAGCGGATCCCCTTCACCGAGACCCGCAACTACGTGCAGCGGGTGATGGAGAACACGCAGGTCTACCGCACGCGCCTCAACGGCCGCACCGCGCTTCTGATTGAGCGCGACATGGCGGCGGGCGGAGCGCAGTGA
- the dapA gene encoding 4-hydroxy-tetrahydrodipicolinate synthase: MTSTPIFRGSMPALVTPMTDDGGLDEGAFRALVDWQIAEGTHGLVPVGTTGESPTLTHDEHNKVVEWCVQEARGRVPVIAGAGSNSTAEAVALARHAEKAGADGVLVVTPYYNKPTQEGLYAHFKAVAEATGLPLIIYNIPGRSVVDMSVETMARLYEIKQVVGVKDATANLARVTQQREKLGPDFIQLSGEDVTALGFMAHGGHGCISVVANVAPAQCAALQEACIKGDYVTALAYQDRLGPLHSGLFCETSPGPVKVGLAMLGRCSEAMRLPMVPVADKSRAIVRAAMAHAGLIAGNA, from the coding sequence ATGACTTCGACCCCGATTTTCCGCGGCTCCATGCCGGCCCTCGTCACTCCGATGACGGACGACGGCGGCCTCGACGAAGGCGCGTTCCGCGCTCTGGTGGACTGGCAGATCGCCGAAGGCACCCACGGCCTCGTCCCGGTGGGCACCACCGGCGAGAGCCCGACTCTGACCCACGACGAGCACAACAAGGTCGTCGAGTGGTGCGTGCAGGAGGCCCGCGGCCGGGTTCCCGTGATCGCCGGCGCCGGCTCGAACTCGACCGCGGAGGCCGTCGCTCTCGCGCGCCACGCCGAGAAGGCCGGCGCTGACGGCGTGCTGGTCGTGACCCCCTATTACAACAAGCCGACGCAGGAGGGGCTGTACGCCCACTTCAAGGCGGTGGCGGAAGCGACCGGCCTGCCGCTGATCATCTACAACATCCCGGGCCGCTCGGTGGTCGACATGTCGGTCGAGACCATGGCGCGTCTCTACGAGATCAAGCAGGTCGTCGGGGTGAAGGACGCCACCGCCAACCTCGCGCGCGTCACCCAGCAGCGCGAGAAGCTCGGGCCGGACTTCATCCAGCTCTCGGGCGAGGACGTGACGGCGCTCGGCTTCATGGCGCACGGCGGCCACGGCTGCATCTCGGTGGTGGCGAACGTCGCGCCGGCGCAGTGCGCCGCGCTGCAGGAAGCCTGCATCAAGGGCGATTACGTCACCGCGCTCGCCTATCAGGACCGCCTCGGCCCGCTCCACAGCGGCCTGTTCTGCGAGACGAGCCCCGGCCCGGTGAAGGTGGGCCTGGCCATGCTCGGCCGCTGCTCGGAGGCCATGCGCCTGCCGATGGTCCCGGTCGCCGACAAGTCCCGCGCGATCGTGCGCGCCGCGATGGCCCATGCGGGCCTTATCGCGGGGAACGCGTGA
- the smpB gene encoding SsrA-binding protein SmpB, whose amino-acid sequence MNAKAPNPRYKIAAENRKARHNYEIGEVFEAGIALAGTEVKSLRLGKATIAEAYAAEYGGELFLYNSYIPEYLQANRFNHETRRPRKLLLHKKQIDKLAGAVTREGLTVVPLKIYFNEQGRAKVEIALARGKKLHDKREADRERSWNRDKARIMRARG is encoded by the coding sequence ATGAACGCCAAGGCCCCCAATCCCCGCTACAAGATCGCCGCCGAGAACCGGAAGGCTCGCCACAACTATGAGATCGGCGAGGTCTTCGAGGCCGGCATCGCGCTCGCCGGCACCGAGGTGAAGTCGCTGCGCCTGGGCAAGGCGACGATCGCGGAAGCCTACGCCGCCGAGTACGGCGGCGAGCTGTTCCTCTACAACTCCTACATTCCGGAGTACCTGCAGGCGAACCGTTTCAACCACGAGACGCGCCGCCCGCGGAAGCTGCTGCTGCACAAGAAGCAGATCGACAAGCTCGCCGGCGCCGTGACGCGCGAGGGACTTACCGTCGTTCCGCTCAAGATCTACTTCAACGAGCAGGGCCGGGCGAAGGTCGAGATCGCGCTCGCCCGCGGCAAGAAGCTCCACGACAAGCGCGAGGCCGACCGCGAGCGGAGCTGGAATCGCGACAAGGCCCGCATCATGCGGGCGCGGGGGTGA
- a CDS encoding DUF4345 domain-containing protein, translating into MSSAAERWAFRAVVAVAGLVPVGGGLYGILAGAAAFDGAPGAALDSHVRYLSGLLLAIGVAFWTTLGRPERYGPRYRLLTAIVVAGGLARLYGAVLDGPPPAPMLFGLAMELVVTPAVCWWQARIARLRPGLSAPDAPG; encoded by the coding sequence GTGAGCTCCGCGGCGGAACGCTGGGCGTTCCGCGCGGTCGTGGCGGTCGCCGGCCTCGTGCCGGTGGGCGGCGGCCTCTACGGGATCCTCGCCGGCGCCGCGGCCTTCGACGGCGCGCCGGGCGCCGCGCTCGACAGCCACGTCCGCTACCTCTCCGGGTTGCTGCTCGCGATCGGCGTCGCCTTCTGGACGACGCTCGGCCGGCCGGAGCGCTACGGACCGCGCTATCGCCTGCTGACCGCGATCGTGGTCGCCGGCGGCCTCGCGCGCCTCTACGGCGCCGTCCTCGACGGACCGCCGCCCGCGCCGATGCTGTTCGGGCTGGCGATGGAGCTCGTCGTCACGCCGGCGGTGTGCTGGTGGCAGGCGCGGATCGCTCGCTTGAGGCCTGGACTTAGCGCGCCGGACGCTCCCGGGTGA
- a CDS encoding uracil-DNA glycosylase translates to MTAVLEPPRDCPACPRLVAFREEQRARRPEWHNAPVPSFGPERPRLLIVGLAPGLQGANRTGRPFTGDWAGDLLYATLLKFGFAEGVYDERPDDGLTLSDARITNAVRCVPPENKPTGPEITTCRPYLSGELAAVADGGAVVALGRIAHDSTLRALGVRLAAAPFRHGAEHGLGRVTLFNSYHCSRYNTNTGVLTTAMFEAVFARVRAFVDEAALRRG, encoded by the coding sequence GTGACGGCCGTCCTCGAGCCGCCGCGCGACTGCCCGGCCTGCCCGCGCCTCGTGGCGTTCCGCGAGGAACAGCGCGCGCGCCGGCCGGAGTGGCATAACGCGCCGGTGCCGTCCTTCGGGCCCGAGCGCCCGCGCCTGCTGATCGTGGGCCTCGCCCCCGGCCTCCAGGGCGCGAACCGCACCGGGCGCCCGTTCACCGGCGACTGGGCCGGCGACCTGCTCTACGCGACCCTGCTGAAGTTCGGCTTCGCCGAGGGCGTCTACGACGAGCGGCCGGACGACGGACTGACGCTCTCCGACGCGCGGATCACGAACGCGGTCCGCTGCGTGCCGCCGGAGAACAAGCCGACGGGCCCTGAAATCACGACCTGCCGGCCGTATCTCTCCGGCGAACTGGCGGCGGTGGCGGACGGCGGCGCGGTGGTCGCGCTGGGGCGGATCGCCCACGACAGCACGCTCCGCGCGCTCGGCGTCCGGTTGGCCGCGGCCCCCTTCCGGCATGGCGCGGAGCATGGGCTCGGCCGCGTGACGCTCTTCAACAGCTACCACTGCTCCCGCTACAACACGAACACGGGCGTGCTCACGACCGCGATGTTCGAGGCGGTGTTCGCGCGGGTGCGGGCGTTCGTGGACGAGGCGGCGCTGCGAAGGGGCTGA
- a CDS encoding NYN domain-containing protein, translated as MFYSDERLGLFIDGANLYATARGVGFDIDFRRLLREFQGRGYLIRAYYYTAMAEDLEVSTIRPLIDWLDYNGYTVVTKPTKEFTDSQGRRKVKGNLDIELAIDALEMAEHIDHMVLFSGDGDFTPLVAAMQRRGVRVTVVSTVTTQPAMIADDLRRRADHFLDLNDLGAKIGRDPGERAAREARRHTPIDTTPEP; from the coding sequence ATGTTTTATTCCGACGAGCGTCTCGGCCTGTTCATCGACGGCGCCAACCTCTACGCGACGGCGCGCGGCGTCGGCTTCGACATCGATTTCCGTCGTCTGCTGCGCGAGTTCCAGGGCCGCGGCTACCTGATTCGCGCCTACTACTACACCGCGATGGCGGAAGACCTCGAGGTCTCGACCATCCGCCCGTTGATCGATTGGCTCGACTACAACGGCTACACTGTGGTCACCAAGCCGACCAAGGAGTTCACCGACAGCCAGGGCCGGCGCAAGGTGAAGGGCAACCTCGACATTGAGCTCGCGATCGACGCGCTCGAGATGGCCGAGCACATCGACCACATGGTGCTGTTCTCCGGCGACGGCGACTTCACCCCGCTGGTCGCGGCCATGCAGCGCCGGGGCGTGCGGGTGACCGTGGTCTCGACCGTGACCACCCAGCCGGCGATGATCGCCGACGACCTGCGCCGCCGCGCCGACCACTTCCTCGACCTCAACGACCTCGGCGCCAAGATCGGCCGCGACCCCGGCGAACGCGCCGCCCGAGAGGCCCGCCGTCATACGCCGATCGACACCACCCCCGAGCCGTAA
- the rpoZ gene encoding DNA-directed RNA polymerase subunit omega: protein MARVTVEDCIDKVENRFELVLLAGHRARLISSGSQITIDRDNDKNPVVALREIAEETVAPVDLKEDLIHSLQKYVEVDEPEAETVPALTSAAGGSEDDGNVSFDRMTEEDLLRGLEGLVPPAETDDEE, encoded by the coding sequence ATGGCCCGCGTCACCGTCGAGGATTGCATCGACAAGGTCGAGAACCGGTTCGAGCTCGTTCTGCTCGCCGGCCATCGCGCCCGTCTGATTTCGTCCGGCTCGCAGATCACGATCGATCGCGACAACGACAAGAACCCGGTCGTCGCGCTGCGCGAGATCGCGGAGGAGACCGTCGCTCCGGTCGACCTCAAGGAAGATCTGATCCACTCGCTGCAGAAGTACGTCGAGGTCGACGAGCCCGAGGCCGAGACCGTGCCGGCGCTGACCAGCGCGGCCGGCGGCTCCGAGGACGACGGCAACGTCTCGTTCGACCGCATGACCGAGGAAGACCTGCTGCGTGGCCTTGAGGGTCTGGTTCCCCCGGCGGAGACCGACGACGAGGAGTGA
- a CDS encoding bifunctional (p)ppGpp synthetase/guanosine-3',5'-bis(diphosphate) 3'-pyrophosphohydrolase gives MMRQYELVERVKAYNPNANEAILNRAYVYAMKAHGLQKRASGDPYFSHPLEVAAILTDLRLDDATIVAALLHDTIEDTDATRDEIDALFGKQIGALVEGLTKLKKLDLVTKEAAQAENLRRLLLAIAADVRVLLVKLADRLHNMRTLHFVPPSKRARVAQETLDLYAPLAGRMGMQGIRDELDDICFRTLFPEAYETIVGRLTRLRERNVDAIADIQSGFEERFAAAKIPAAITGRAKKPYSIWRKMERKSVAFEQLSDIFGFRILVADVPTCYRALGVVHSGWPTVPGRFKDYISTPKENDYRSIHTTVVGPGHQRVELQIRTEAMQRFAEYGIAAHALYKDGLGGNNDALARESRAYGWLRRTVELLAEGDNPEEFLEHTKLELFNDQVFCFTPKGRLIALPRGATPIDFAYAVHTNVGNGCVGAKINGHVEPLVTELKNGDEVEIIRSDAQAPPAAWESVVVTGKARSAIRRATRAAVRAQYAGLGRQIVTRAFERAGKTFADEKLKAFLHRLARASVDDVLAAVGRGEMASLDVVRAVHPEVKDDRPPPTSLGMPAPANGWFGLEQAGALRFKAPGVESADAPQPSIPIRGLRGDLPVRFAPDGGAVPGDRIVGILDPGQGITIYPIQSPALKDFDDHPERWLDVRWDVDLSRRERFPVRIKVTSINEPGSFARIATVIGAYEANIDDVRMISRSPDFHDILMDLGVFDVKHLGAIIADLREAPSVSNVERVNG, from the coding sequence ATGATGCGGCAATACGAGCTCGTCGAGCGCGTAAAGGCCTACAATCCCAACGCGAACGAGGCGATTCTCAACCGCGCCTACGTCTACGCGATGAAGGCGCACGGCTTGCAGAAGCGCGCGTCGGGCGATCCCTATTTTTCGCATCCGCTCGAAGTGGCGGCGATCCTCACCGATCTCCGGCTGGACGACGCGACCATCGTCGCGGCGCTGCTGCACGACACGATCGAGGACACCGACGCCACGCGCGACGAGATCGACGCGCTGTTCGGCAAGCAGATCGGCGCGCTCGTCGAGGGGCTGACCAAGCTCAAGAAGCTCGACCTCGTCACCAAGGAGGCCGCCCAGGCCGAAAACCTGCGCCGGCTGCTGCTCGCGATCGCCGCCGACGTGCGCGTCCTGCTGGTGAAGCTCGCCGACCGGCTGCACAACATGCGGACGCTGCACTTCGTGCCGCCCTCGAAGCGCGCGCGCGTCGCGCAGGAGACGCTCGACCTTTACGCGCCGCTCGCCGGCCGCATGGGCATGCAGGGCATCCGCGACGAGCTCGACGACATCTGCTTCCGCACCCTGTTCCCGGAGGCCTACGAGACCATCGTGGGGCGGCTCACCCGGCTGCGGGAGCGCAACGTCGACGCCATCGCGGACATCCAGAGCGGCTTCGAGGAGCGGTTCGCCGCGGCCAAGATCCCGGCGGCGATCACCGGCCGTGCGAAGAAGCCCTATTCGATCTGGCGCAAGATGGAGCGCAAGTCGGTCGCGTTCGAGCAGTTGTCCGACATCTTCGGCTTCCGCATCCTCGTCGCCGACGTGCCGACCTGCTACCGCGCGCTCGGCGTCGTGCACTCCGGCTGGCCGACCGTGCCCGGCCGCTTCAAGGACTACATCTCGACGCCCAAGGAGAACGACTACCGGTCGATCCACACGACGGTCGTCGGACCCGGCCACCAGCGCGTCGAGCTCCAGATCCGCACCGAGGCGATGCAACGCTTCGCCGAATACGGCATCGCGGCGCACGCGCTCTACAAGGACGGGCTCGGCGGCAACAACGACGCGCTCGCTCGCGAAAGCCGCGCCTACGGCTGGCTGCGGCGCACCGTCGAGCTGCTGGCGGAGGGCGACAATCCGGAGGAGTTCCTCGAGCACACCAAGCTCGAGCTCTTCAACGACCAGGTGTTCTGCTTCACCCCGAAAGGCCGCCTCATCGCGCTGCCGCGGGGCGCGACGCCGATCGACTTCGCCTATGCGGTCCACACCAACGTCGGAAACGGCTGCGTCGGCGCCAAGATCAACGGCCATGTCGAGCCGCTGGTGACCGAGCTCAAGAACGGCGACGAGGTGGAGATCATCCGCTCCGACGCCCAGGCCCCGCCCGCGGCCTGGGAGTCGGTCGTCGTCACCGGCAAGGCGCGGTCGGCGATCCGCCGGGCGACGCGGGCTGCGGTGCGCGCGCAATACGCCGGCCTCGGCCGCCAGATCGTCACCCGCGCCTTCGAGCGCGCCGGCAAGACCTTCGCCGACGAGAAGCTGAAGGCGTTCCTCCATCGTCTGGCGCGCGCCTCGGTGGACGACGTGCTGGCGGCGGTCGGGCGCGGCGAGATGGCGTCGCTCGACGTGGTGCGCGCGGTGCATCCCGAGGTGAAGGACGACCGGCCGCCTCCGACCTCGCTCGGCATGCCGGCGCCCGCGAACGGCTGGTTCGGGCTGGAGCAGGCCGGCGCGCTGCGGTTCAAGGCGCCGGGCGTCGAGTCGGCCGACGCGCCGCAGCCCTCGATCCCGATCCGCGGCCTGCGCGGCGACCTGCCGGTGCGCTTCGCGCCGGACGGCGGCGCAGTGCCCGGAGACCGCATCGTCGGCATCCTGGATCCAGGACAGGGCATCACGATCTACCCGATCCAGTCGCCCGCGCTGAAAGACTTCGACGACCATCCCGAGCGCTGGCTGGACGTCCGCTGGGACGTCGACCTCTCGCGCCGCGAGCGGTTCCCGGTGCGGATCAAGGTGACCTCGATCAACGAACCCGGCTCGTTCGCGCGGATCGCGACCGTGATCGGCGCCTATGAGGCGAACATCGACGACGTGCGGATGATCTCGCGCTCGCCGGACTTCCACGACATCCTGATGGACCTCGGGGTGTTCGACGTGAAGCATCTCGGCGCAATCATCGCGGACCTCCGCGAAGCGCCGTCGGTCAGCAACGTCGAGCGCGTGAACGGCTGA
- a CDS encoding pyridoxine 5'-phosphate synthase, which translates to MAETIRLGVNIDHVATVRNARGGAHPDPVRFAKLAVEAGADGITAHLREDRRHIRDADMDAIRAEIAAPLNFEMAATPEMLAIALRVKPNAACLVPEKREERTTEGGLDVIGQKATVAPVVKELTAAGVRVSLFVEPDEGALEQAALMGAAIVELHTGSWCDALAAGETERAIREFERLRAGATLAASLGLEVHAGHGLDYASAERIAELPEIAELNIGHFLIGEAIAVGLGETIREMKAAIARGQGRRSA; encoded by the coding sequence ATGGCGGAAACGATCAGGCTCGGCGTCAACATCGATCATGTCGCGACGGTGCGGAACGCGCGCGGGGGCGCGCACCCCGATCCCGTGCGCTTCGCCAAGCTCGCGGTCGAGGCCGGCGCCGACGGGATCACCGCCCACCTGCGCGAAGATCGCCGCCACATCCGCGACGCCGACATGGACGCGATCCGCGCCGAGATCGCGGCGCCGCTGAATTTCGAGATGGCCGCCACGCCGGAGATGCTGGCGATCGCGCTGAGGGTGAAGCCGAACGCCGCCTGTCTCGTGCCGGAGAAGCGCGAGGAGCGCACCACCGAAGGCGGGCTGGACGTCATCGGCCAGAAGGCGACCGTCGCCCCCGTGGTGAAGGAGCTGACGGCTGCGGGCGTCCGCGTCTCGCTGTTCGTGGAGCCGGACGAGGGCGCGCTGGAGCAGGCGGCGCTGATGGGCGCCGCGATCGTCGAGCTGCACACCGGCTCGTGGTGCGACGCGCTCGCCGCCGGAGAGACCGAGCGCGCGATCCGCGAGTTCGAGCGGCTGCGGGCCGGCGCGACGCTGGCCGCGAGTCTCGGGCTCGAGGTGCATGCGGGCCATGGGCTGGACTACGCCAGCGCCGAGCGCATCGCGGAGCTGCCCGAGATCGCCGAGCTCAACATCGGCCATTTCCTGATCGGCGAGGCGATCGCGGTCGGGCTGGGCGAAACGATCCGGGAGATGAAGGCCGCCATCGCGCGGGGCCAGGGGCGGAGGTCCGCGTGA